The following coding sequences are from one Rutidosis leptorrhynchoides isolate AG116_Rl617_1_P2 chromosome 11, CSIRO_AGI_Rlap_v1, whole genome shotgun sequence window:
- the LOC139874830 gene encoding protein DESIGUAL 2-like codes for MEMKGQNKSQYMLPVVCFSIILFDLIAGILGIQAEVAQNKVQNLTLSIVECRDPSYKAFKLGSAAAILLAFAHAIANLLGGCHCVQSKQELETVTYNKRLAFTFLVLSWITLLIGFCLLTAGVLSNSNSRRSCGVSHHRYLSIGGIACFFHAMFAVCYYMSANAVDREEKKLNPPEVVHQSAP; via the exons ATGGAGATGAAAGGTCAAAACAAGAGTCAATACATGCTCCCTGTAGTTTGTTTCTCGATCATTCTTTTCGATCTCATTGCAGGAATCCTTGGCATTCAGGCTGAGGTAGCTCAAAATAAG GTGCAAAATCTAACGTTGTCGATCGTTGAATGTAGAGATCCAAGTTACAAAGCATTTAAATTGGGTTCTGCAGCTGCAATACTTTTGGCATTTGCTCATGCAATTGCAAACTTACTTGGTGGCTGCCATTGTGTACAATCCAAACAAGAGCTAGAAACCGTCACATATAACAAACGTTTAGCTTTTACATTCCTCGTTCTTTCATG GATCACTCTTCTCATTGGATTCTGTTTGCTAACAGCTGGTGTTTTGTCAAACTCAAATTCAAGAAGATCATGTGGAGTTTCACATCATCGATACTTGTCTATTGGCGGCATTGCGTGTTTCTTTCATGCAATGTTTGCAGTTTGTTATTACATGTCTGCAAATGCTGTTGATAGAGAAGAAAAAAAGTTGAACCCACCAGAGGTGGTTCATCAATCAGCACCATAG
- the LOC139876337 gene encoding oxygen-evolving enhancer protein 3-2, chloroplastic-like, which yields MAQAVTSMAGLRGTSLAVTPVVNSRVVVTRTGIIVKAQQGESETSRRAMIGLIATGLVSGSFVQAVLADAKPIKLGPPPPPSGGLPGTENSDEARDLDLPLKKRFFLQPLTPTEAAARAKESAKEIINVKELIDKKAWPYVQNDLRSKSEYLRFDLNTIIASKPKDEKKVLKDLTGKLFQNMADLDYAAKMKSSADAEKSYAAAVSSLNDVLSKLG from the exons ATGGCTCAAGCTGTGACATCAATGGCTGGACTACGTGGCACTTCTCTAGCTGTTACACCTGTTGTTAACAGTCGGGTTGTTGTGACCCGAACTGGGATCATTGTTAAAGCCCAACAGGGTGAAAGTGAGACTAGCCGAAGAGCCATGATCGGGCTCATTGCCACTGGGTTAGTTTCTGGTTCTTTTGTTCAGGCTGTGCTTGCCGATGCTAAACCGATCAAATTGGGCCCACCTCCACCACCTTCCGGTGGACTTC CCGGTACTGAAAACTCTGATGAGGCAAGAGACCTCGATTTGCCATTGAAGAAACGGTTTTTCCTCCAGCCATTGACACCGACAGAAGCCGCGGCTCGTGCTAAAGAATCAGCAAAAGAAATAATAAACGTCAAAGAATTAATCGACAAAAAGGCATGGCCTTATGTCCAGAACGATCTTCGTTCGAAGTCAGAGTACCTTCGTTTTGATCTCAACACAATCATTGCGTCAAAACCTAAAGACGAAAAGAAAGTACTTAAGGATCTTACTGGGAAGCTTTTTCAAAACATGGCAGAT TTGGATTATGCAGCGAAGATGAAAAGCTCGGCTGATGCAGAGAAGAGTTATGCAGCAGCTGTATCTAGTCTTAATGATGTTCTTTCAAAGCTCGGTTAA